The Phycisphaerae bacterium nucleotide sequence CGGTGGAGTACATGTCTGACATGGAGCTATGCACGACCATCGCGGTGAACGTGGAAGCATTCATTCCGTGATCGGCCTGGAGGATGAGCAGAACGTCCATGACCTTTGTGGTGATGGGATCCGGCTTCTTTCCGGTCATCATGTAGTAGTAGTTGGCGGCAAAGGACAGTGAGGGGTCGGGCGAAACGATCGGCAGCCCCTCTCTCGCTCGGGCGATGTAGGCAGCCGCAGCTCGCGTCAAAGACAGCACGCGGATTGCAACGTTTGTCTCGATCTCCACGGCGGTTGCAGGGTCGGAGGCATGGGTCGTGACAATCGGCGCTTCGCGATCAATGCAGCCGGCCGCGGCGATCGCCGCCTGGAGCACGTTCATCGGTGAGGCGTCCCGTGGCAGCGCGTCAATCACCTTGACGACCGCGGGCGGCAGAACGGCGCCGGCCTGCAGCTTGGCGCTGAAGGCGTCCTGCTCTGCGCGCGTCGGCATTTTTCCGAAGATCAGAAGGTATGCCACCTCCGAGTAATTGCTGTGTTCGCAAAGTTCCTCAATCGAGTAACCGCGATAGATCAGGTGGCCCTCTTCGCCATCGACATAACCGATCCTGGTGATGTTCGTGATCGCACCTTCAAGCCCTTTACCTAGCTCGATGGTGACTGGAAATTCGACTTTGCCCAGAAACTTCGGCATGGGAGCGCCTCTCTGTTCGGATGGTGGTATTGTCCACTCGTCATGAAAATCGGCAGTATAGTATAGGTTGCTTTCGCTGAAAACGGCCTGAACGCGATGTCGGGACTGATTCGGCCGACAGTACACGTTTGAACGGCCGGGCGATTCGCCTTACGATGCGGGATTCAGGCG carries:
- a CDS encoding citrate/2-methylcitrate synthase; this encodes MPKFLGKVEFPVTIELGKGLEGAITNITRIGYVDGEEGHLIYRGYSIEELCEHSNYSEVAYLLIFGKMPTRAEQDAFSAKLQAGAVLPPAVVKVIDALPRDASPMNVLQAAIAAAGCIDREAPIVTTHASDPATAVEIETNVAIRVLSLTRAAAAYIARAREGLPIVSPDPSLSFAANYYYMMTGKKPDPITTKVMDVLLILQADHGMNASTFTAMVVHSSMSDMYSTVAAAIGSLRGPLHGAANQAALDDLLTVGGPDEAKAWVEARLARGQKVMGFGHRVYKAYDPRATVLKRYAEMLCKQHGMEKLFRTAAAIEEHVLAAMKATGKPIFPNVDFYSGVVYHVLGFSAPFFPVIFAVGRTAGWVARVLEYLPENRIFRPRAVYNGDTNLKYPPVSDRK